One window of the Salvelinus alpinus chromosome 13, SLU_Salpinus.1, whole genome shotgun sequence genome contains the following:
- the dpagt1 gene encoding UDP-N-acetylglucosamine--dolichyl-phosphate N-acetylglucosaminephosphotransferase, translating to MSTIPVLPLVINGCMSALGSLATLKLIPAFKDHFISARLYGMDLNKTNKKEVPESQGVISGTVFLIIMFCFIPVPFLSCFVEEQCTGFPHNEFVQLIGALLAICCMIFLGFADDVLNLRWRHKLLLPTIASLPLLMVYFTNFGNTVIVVPKPFRLLLGMHLDLGILYYVYMGMLAVFCTNAINILAGINGIESGQALFISGSIIIFNLLELGGDYRDDHIFSLYFMLPFFFTTLALFYHNWYPSSVFVGDTFCYFAGMTFAVVGILGHFSKTMLLFFIPQVVNFVYSLPQLFHVVPCPRHRLPRLNPDTGKLGMSWSKFKRRDLSKLGNIILQVAEMLRVLEVKRGQEGDDEFVECNNMTLINLVLKILGPTHERDLTTIMLLIQVLGSALAFGIRYHLVRLFYDV from the exons ATGTCGACAATTCCTGTCCTACCCCTTGTTATCAACGGGTGCATGTCTGCACTTGGGTCCTTGGCCACATTAAAGCTAATTCCAGCCTTCAAAGACCACTTCATCTCAGCCAGACTCTATGGGATGGATCTGAACAAAACTAACAAGAAGGAAGT GCCAGAGTCTCAGGGCGTCATCAGTGGGACCGTGTTCCTCATTATCATGTTCTGCTTCATCCCAGTGCCTTTCCTCAGCTGCTTTGTAGAAGAGCAGTGCACTGGCTTCCCACACAATGAG TTTGTCCAGCTAATTGGTGCTCTACTCGCCATCTGCTGTATGATCTTCCTGGGTTTCGCTGATGACGTGTTGAACCTGCGCTGGAGACACAAGCTCCTGCTGCCCACCATAGCCTCCCTGCCGCTGCTCATGGTCTACTTCACCAACTTCGGCAACACTGTCATTGTGGTGCCCAAGCCCTTCAGGCTCTTACTGGGGATGCACTTGGATCTGG GTATTCTCTACTATGTCTACATGGGCATGCTGGCAGTTTTCTGTACTAATGCCATCAACATCCTGGCAGGCATCAACGGCATCGAGTCAGGACAGGCGCTCTTCATCTCTGGCTCCATCATCATCTTCAACCTGCTTGAGCTTGGTG GAGACTACAGAGACGACCACATTTTCTCCCTTTACTTCATGCTCCCGTTCTTCTTCACAACTTTAGCACTTTTCTACCACAACTG GTACCCTTCGTCTGTGTTTGTGGGAGACACCTTTTGCTACTTTGCGGGGATGACCTTTGCAGTGGTAGGAATCCTGGGGCACTTCAGCAAAACCATGCTGCTCTTCTTCATTCCTCAAGTGGTCAACTTTGTCTACTCACTACCCCAGCTATTCCATGTAGTACCCTGTCCCAGGCACCGCCTCCCCAG ACTGAACCCAGACACAGGAAAACTAGGAATGAGTTGGTCTAAATTCAAAAGGAGGGACCTCTCCAAATTGGGAAATATTATTTTACAG GTGGCGGAGATGCTGCGGGTGCTTGAAGTGAAGCGTGGCCAGGAGGGCGATGATGAGTTTGTGGAGTGTAACAACATGACCTTAATAAACCTGGTGCTGAAGATACTGGGACCCACACACGAGAGAGATCTCACCACGATCATGCTGCTCATACAG GTACTGGGGAGTGCGTTGGCCTTCGGGATCCGTTATCACCTGGTTCGCCTCTTCTACGACGTCTAG